The Arachis ipaensis cultivar K30076 chromosome B07, Araip1.1, whole genome shotgun sequence genomic interval CTGACAATTGCCTTCCAAAACGCATACTCTCTCTCAACCTCTCTTCATCCCCATTCGAAGCCGTTTACAACCAAGAATTCACGTTCTTCAACTGTTCCATGAACTTGGAGTATCTCAAGCATAGGTACAATCCCATAGCTTGTCTCAGTGATCCAAAGCACGTGCTTTTTGCAACGTCTTCGTCAACCGTTGTTGTTTACTTGTCGTCGATTTGTAACGTGGTTAAGAGGGTGAAAGTGCCGGTTGGGGTGCCGTTTTACGAACATGTTGTGTCGTCTAACCTCAGCGATGATTTGAGGTTGTCGTGGGAATGGCCAGAGTGTGGGAGGTGTGAGTTACACGGTGGAAGATGTGGCTTTGAGAGCAACACCACTTCGCATGTTGTGTGTTTCAACGATTTCCCTTCAAAAGGTACCACACTGCCACACACACTCCATTAACTATTATATTTGTTGTTtggtttgagtttttttttttctttccaattttaaaattttataaaaaaattaaatcaacaacattgttacgtaaaaaaaaaaaagtatagattTTGCTAGGTAGATAATAACTTTTGTAAATAATTTTTGTAAATACTCCATTCCAAATTACCTCCTAAACCTAGTATTAGAATAACAATCTGTACACTTGGTGAATTAAACATCCAATTATGGTTAATTGTGtatgagtaaatcgaatcaaaagaaataactatccaattaaaaataataaacataatcatctgcatacctattAAATTTAACATCTGACAAATctattgttcatattatttagtattctcattgtttatctatattttttcaaaaaatatatactaaatTAGACATTCgttaatagttaattttttaatgtTAATATAGTATTTTTGTGAAATCAAATAGGCCCTTAGAATCTAACTCATTTCATGCAAGCTTCAACTTTTTTATGCATTTATTGCCTATGCTTAATTACAATTTGATTTTCCTAGGTAAATTTTGAACTCCTTTCCTCTAGGAGATCTATAATTTAATTCGAGAAAATATTAGTATTTGTGTTTAAATAATTCATGGTTGGAAAAACTTGTGGTGGTGGGTGATTGGGTTAGTGGTCACGTCAAAGGGGTTAGAATAGGAgtataatttcttttttctttgtaatATCCATGTTATGAAAATATTATTATTGTGGTCATTATCAACATTAAACAATGGAGACGTGGACATGTAAACAAAAACAGATGAAATAATGCAAATAGAACGGTTCCACTCAGCTTATAAAATGTAAAAGgataataatatctataaaatGAAACATGAAGTACAATTAAACATGAAAATTTACAAAATTTGCCACGGATTTTTCTctcttatttatatatttatttttttgacaggGTTTTCTCGTTGTGCACAATATGCAATAGTTATAGGCTTAGGAGTACCAGCATTATTGTGCTTCATTGGGATATTGAGTTGCCTGTGCAGCAAGCTCAAAATCTTAGCCCACCGTTGGGTCTGGGACCGTCAAACTGTACCAGATTTCGAGCCCCTTATTAGCCCACAACAAACTATCATTTTGGGCCTAGATGGGCCAACTATTGAGTCGTACCCAAAAATGGTTGTGGGGGAGAGCCCAAATATTCTTCCGAAGCCCAATGACAACACATGCCCAATATGCTTGTCGGAGTACAAGCCCAAAGAGACAGTGAAAAGAATACCTGAATGTCTTCATTGCTTTCACGCTCAATGTATTGATGAGTGGCTTCCATTGAATGCTTCTTGCCCAATTTGCCGAACTTCTCCCAACAAGTTACCTGCAGCAGCTTAATCCATCATTAGACTCTCATACTTAATAGTTAATACTAGTTTACCAGTAATTAATACTTCTACCACTTCAATTCTTTGTCTCTCCCTACTCCCTAGTTTTTTTGCTTCAAATTTGTAGCATGTGTAATACTTTCTTTTTTGCTTTAAATAAAATGTTGAAACTAACCAACCCCTGAACTACCTAAACTATTCTAGTGTTTGTAATCAGCTGGAGATTGGAGAGCAAATTAGTATGAACAGATTTTAGAACAGTTTGAAAAATTTTTACATGTACACAAAAGATTAGTCACTAATCAGTTACGATGATGTATCtacattgatttaaatattttatattgagTTACATATTTTTTcaagtaaataattaattatcgaaataattaaacctaatatAATAGAATAAATCCTACACACATTTGCAGATCTTACTGCATGCAGGGAACACGTGCAACGCGAGCCCAATATTAccatttactaattatttatttttaatatttataattgatTATctttcatttacattttctgaAACAAAGCAGAATGCAAGAGATCGATCGCATTAATGACTGTGTAGAAGATCACTGATCCGCACTCATAAATCATAATTGAGGCATTCCGAATTCCGCACTAACACGATGGCCGTGTAAGTTAATCCACCACTTCTTCCCAACTTACCAACTAAACTTGGCTTAATTAAGTTTGTTTATTCACTAATGACAGGGTTGCATCGGCACCTGGGAAGGTGTTAATCACCGGTGGTTACCTGATTTTGGAGAGACCCAACGCAGGTCTCGTGCTTAGTACGAATGCTCGCTTTTACGCCATCGTTAAGCCTCTTCACAACGAAATCCAACCTGATAGCTGGGCTTGGGTGCGGTTTAATtccttaattttaattaaattacttaattaagttaattaattggTTCTTTCTTCGTTCAGGCTTGGGCAGACGTCAGATTAACGTCTCCGCAGCTCGGCAGAGAAGGACACTACAAGCTCGCGCTCAAGAATCTCACTGTCCAAAGTGTTTCTTCCTCAAGGcacgttttttatttttttatttcgcATTATTATATTTGTTTGATTAGTGGCTTCAGTGGAATAAATAGTTAGGTGcttaatttgttttgtttttttcagTGAAGGGGGAAATCCTTTTGTGGAATATGCAGTGCAGTATTCTGTGGCTGCTGCTTATGCAACATTGGATAACAATAAAAAGGAAGTGTTGCACAAGCTTCTCTTACAAGGTAGTAACCGGTGCTGATTTTGTTAACTCTTTCAGTCAACTACTTCACATTTCAATTTTTGTAACTGAATTGGTCTTGTAGGACTTGACATCACCATTTTGGGTTGCAATGATTTCTATTCATATAGAAATGAGGTAATTTACCCCTACCCAATTTTGTTTGTACGTAATTTCTACCATTAGATGTGTTTAACACTTGATTTAAGGATTGAATGATGTGTGCTAGCTTAGTGTACAAAGTAGAATGATCATGAGTGAAGTTTTGATGTTGCAAAACTTGTGCAGATTGAGAGACGTGGACTCCCTTTGACACCGGAGTCATTGGCGAGTATTCCTCCTTTTGCATCCATAACATTCAATACTGATGATGGTGGAGATTGCAAGCCTGAAGTAGCTAAGACTGGTTTGGGCTCATCTGCTGCTATGACAACTGCTGTAATTGGTGCTTTACTTCATTACCTTGGTGTCATAAAGCTTTCCTCTTCTAAAGATCAACAGGATAGGAAGGATTACACAGATATTGATTTGTTGCATAAAATAGCTCAAACTGCTCATTGTATTGCCCAAGGAAAAGTTGGCAGTGGGTTTGATGTCAGTTCAGCTGTGTATGGCAGTCAACGTTATGTGCGGTTTTCACCGGAAGTGATTTCCTCCGTACAGGTATTCAGCACTTACCCTTTTAATGTGTCTTGTGTTTTAGGCAAAAAATGCTTTAATTATGTTGATTCCTGTTGCACActtttgtgtgtatatatatatatatatatatatgcatttcAACTGGTCATGCTGGTATTGTGAATATTTATCGACTAAATATGTAACTGGTATGAATGACTCTCCAGATTTGTTTGGCCTAAATATACTCAATTACAAGAACATTAGTTTTCCTTGATGTACAACAAAACTTGAGCTCTCTAACTCTTGCTACTAGCCCCATCATTTTAGTTTGCCATTCCAGTTGCTAAACATGTTAGGATCTTCTATTGGTTATCTCTTACAGTGACTAGATATTGTTTTGCTGACATTGCAGGTTGCAGCACAAGTATTGCCTGTACCAGAAGTTATCAGTGACATT includes:
- the LOC107605919 gene encoding putative RING-H2 finger protein ATL21B, which translates into the protein MSFPIILLLLFFVSFKPPQKHVIVSSTTQDTCLDAVCNLREPVIRFPFQIEPNSSSSCGYPGFTVTCNNRGQTLLNLPHSGGEFSIKGIDYDTQQVWVNDPDNCLPKRILSLNLSSSPFEAVYNQEFTFFNCSMNLEYLKHRYNPIACLSDPKHVLFATSSSTVVVYLSSICNVVKRVKVPVGVPFYEHVVSSNLSDDLRLSWEWPECGRCELHGGRCGFESNTTSHVVCFNDFPSKGFSRCAQYAIVIGLGVPALLCFIGILSCLCSKLKILAHRWVWDRQTVPDFEPLISPQQTIILGLDGPTIESYPKMVVGESPNILPKPNDNTCPICLSEYKPKETVKRIPECLHCFHAQCIDEWLPLNASCPICRTSPNKLPAAA
- the LOC107605921 gene encoding phosphomevalonate kinase, peroxisomal, encoding MAVVASAPGKVLITGGYLILERPNAGLVLSTNARFYAIVKPLHNEIQPDSWAWAWADVRLTSPQLGREGHYKLALKNLTVQSVSSSSEGGNPFVEYAVQYSVAAAYATLDNNKKEVLHKLLLQGLDITILGCNDFYSYRNEIERRGLPLTPESLASIPPFASITFNTDDGGDCKPEVAKTGLGSSAAMTTAVIGALLHYLGVIKLSSSKDQQDRKDYTDIDLLHKIAQTAHCIAQGKVGSGFDVSSAVYGSQRYVRFSPEVISSVQVAAQVLPVPEVISDILNGNWDHERTEFSLPPLMTLLLGEPGTGGSSTPSMVGAVKKWQKSDPQKSLDTWRRLSEANSQLEIQLNFLSKLAKEQWDAYKSVIDSCSKLRSEKWIEQASEPNKEAVIKALLGAKEAMLGIRYHMRLMGEAAGVPIEPESQTKLLDATLNLEGVLLAGVPGAGGFDAVFAVTLGDSSSNVSKTWSSLNVLALLVKEDPCGVSLESADPRTNEITSAVSSIHIE